GTTCCCGAGGGAGATGTCGAACGTGTGGCGGGCGGCGAGGGTCAGGCCGATCAGCGCGAGCAGCCACAGGGCGGCGATCCTGGCGGCCCAGCCGGCCAGTTCCGTGGCACCGGTGACCGCGCGGTGCCGCAGGGGCCGCAGGAAGCCCCAGGCGATCACCAGCGCCCCGGTGAGTGTGACGGACAGCGGGACGACGGTCAGGCCCGCCCGCGTGTCGGCGAGGTCTCCGGCGCTTCCGGAGAGCTTCACGGCGCCCCCGACGGCGGTGACCACGGTCGCCGCGACGACCGGTGCGAACGAGCCGTCCGGGAGGTCCCCGGCACCGGCCGCCCACAGGCCCAGGGCGGACACCACCGCCATGGCGAGCAGCCCGCCCAGCACCGTGACGAGGGCATGTGCCCAGCCGTGCCGGGCGACGGCCCGCTCGCCGGAGGTACGTGCCTGGCCGGAAGAGGTGCGCGAACTCACGCTGCCACGCTAAGCAGCACCCGCGCGGGACGCCCGTCGGGAGGTCCGTCCGCGTCGGCTTGCGAGCCCTACGGGACCGGAGCACACAATGAACTCGTAGTGGAAAAAACAGAACACACCGGGATAAATTGCCTCGGGTGTGAGCAGGCCGCAGAGAACTCACGCGGGGAGAAGAGCTCGTGAGCGTCGAACCGCCGTCGTCCGGCCGCCCCACAGGACCTCCCTCGGGTCCGCTGTCGGGCCCCTCCCAGCCGCCCTCGGGGGGTGGGCCGCCCTCCGAGCCGCCGAGCGGGGGAGGGCAGGCGCCGGAGCCCCGCCGCCCGTGGTGGGGGTCGGTACCCCGTGTCGCGCTGATCGCCACTGCCGTGGTGGCCGCCGTGATCCTGGCCGTGGTGTTCACCCGGCCCGACGGCGGCGGCACCGGCGCGACCGACGGCGGTACCAGCACCTCCGAGGGTGAGGTCTTCCTCCAGCCCGCGGCCGACACCGGCCCGGACCCGTTCACCGAGTCCACGGCGAGGGAGAGCTCGGCCTCACCGGTCTCGCCCTCGCCCACCGAGCTGGCCACGCAGAACGCCGTCCAGGGCGTCCAGGGTGGAGCGCCGGGCCTGTACGGCGGCACCCGCAAGGTGGCCAGCTGCGACGTGGAGAAGCAGATCACGTACTTCAAGGGGGCGCCGGAGAAGCAGCGGGCGTTCGCCTCCGTCGCGCGCGTCGACCCGCCTGACGTTCCCGCCTACCTGCGCTCGCTCACCCCCGTGGTGCTGCGCATGGACACCCGCGTCACCAACCACGGTTACCAGGACGGCAGGGCCACCAGCTACCAGGCCGTCCTCCAGTCCGGCACGGCCGTCCTCGTCGACGACCGCGGCGTGCCCCGGGTGCGCTGCGCGTGCGGCAACCCGCTGACCGCGCCGGTCGCCCAGCAGAGCGCGCCGAAGATGACCGGCGACGCGTGGCCGGGGTACAAGCCGTCGAACGTCGTCGCGGTCACGCCCGCTCCGAAGCCGGTCGACGTCTTCGTCGTGTGCGAGCCCGACGGCGAGTGGTTCGAGCGCCACAAGGGCGACACCGGCACGAAGGACCGCAAGACGGAGAAGCCCGACAAGCCGTCCCCGTCGGTGAGCGTCACCACGCCGACGTCACCGTCCGACCCGACCTCTTCGGAGCCTCCCACGAGCGATCCGCCGACATCGGATCCGGAGACGTCGCAGGAGCCGCCGACGAGTGAGCCGCCGACGTCGGAGCCGACGCAGCCTCCGCCCGGGAATGACACCGGGACCGGCACCGGGAACGACACCGGGAACGACACCGGGACCGGTACGACGGACCAGCCCCCGGCCTCCTGACCCGGCCCGAGTCACCCGGCACGGACCACCAGGGCGTAGTCGCCGAGACCCAGCATGTGCTCGGCCGGCAGGTCGCCGTGGGCGGTGCGGACCGCCTGGATGCGGCCGGTCTCCGGTTCGAACACGACGTCCTGGACCGTGCCGAGCTCGACGCCCGTCTCGGTGAGGATCCTGAGGCCCGGCAACTCGTGGTGCGCCGGCACCTCGGCCGGAGCGGCGGCCGAGCGGACGAGCACGGCGTCCGGGCCGATGGCGTGCAGGGCGCCCCAGGGCAGTACGGACTCCTTGCGGGAGTGCCTGCCGCGCACCCGGACATGCGTGACCACACCGGATGGGGCGTCGACCGTCAGCGATGTCAGGACGCCGATCTCGTCCGCCTCGGCCAGTGTCAGGACCGGCAGCCCCCGCGCCTGCGAGAACAGCATCATGGCGGCGCCCCCTTCCGCCCCGCGTGGAAGGCGCCGACCCGGGCGGCGAAGGCCGTCAGGTCGTCGGCCACGTAGCGGGTGGCGTCCGCCGGGATCACCAGCGCCCGGCCGGAGACCGCGGGCGGCTCGCCGCGCGGCACGTACAGCCGGTGCCGGCGCCGCCCGGAACCCTGCGCCAGCGCCTTGCCCGCGGCGATCCGGAAGCCCACGACCCGGCCGCTGGTGCCGCCCTCGACGACCACGTCGAGCACCGTCCCGACCTCGGCGCCCTCGTCGGTCAGCACCTTCGCGTGCAGCACCCGGCCCTGCTGGGCCTCCCGGCGCGCCTCCACGACGGACGTGTCCGCCAGGGCACCGGCGTCGACGATCATGATCGCGTCATGGCCGAGCGAATGCACGGCCGGCCAGGGCAGACGCTGCTTCAGCGGGCCCGACAGCAGCCCCCGGCCGCTGAGCGTGAAGCCGGCGACACGCCCGGCGGCGGCGTCGAAGACGGTGTGCTTGACGTGGGCGACGGCGTCGCCGCCCAGGGTGACCACCGGCAGGGTCGTCAGGCTCCGTGCCGCCATCAGCTCGTTCATCGCTCGCCCTTCCCACCGGGCCGGCGCCGCAGCGCGATGACCTCAGGCGATCCGGACCGGCCGTCCTCGGCCGGCCCCGACTGCTACCGGGTGCCCCGCGGACAGGGGACAATGCCGGGGGCACCGGACGGGCCGAAGACCTGTCAGGACTGCGAAGCCCGGCTCGGGGTACGAGCACTGTGCAGAGCGTCCGGCCAGTCCGGCTTCCCAGAGAGAAACGCATGATCGACCACCTGGACGGGGCAGTGATACCGACTGGTTTCGACGTGCCCGTGGAGCCGCTGAGGCGGGCGGCACACTACACGGGCGAGCAGGGATGCATCGCCGAGGCGCGATCCTTCGCCGCGCTCTTTCTCGAGCAGCTCAGGACCGAGTGGTGCGCGCGGATCGACGACCGGGCCGACGGCGCGGTGCTGCTCGTCGTCAGCGAGCTGGTCACCAACGCCGACCGGCACAGCAACGGGCCGTACATCCTGGAGCTGGTCGGCACGGACACCTCGGTGACGGTGTCGGTCTACGACAGCAGCTCCGCACTGCCCCGCATCTTCCCCCGCAACCCCGAGCGCGTCGGGCGGCACGGCCTGGAGATCGTCCACGCGCTCGCGGAGCAGGTCAGCGTGGAGCGGGTGCCGGTGGGCAAACGGGTACGCGCCGTGCTGCCGCTCACCGGCGAAACCGACGGCTGAACCGTCCACCGGCGGCTGAGTCGTCCGCAGCCCCAGGGCCTGTCGTTTCGATCAGATCGCAGACGCGGGGCCTGGCACGCGTATCTGCGGCGTTGTCGTCGGTTGCCGATGCTCCACACCGAACCCAGAGGCCCTCGCCTCGTTCAAGGACCACTCACGGCGTGTCGCCTGTCACCAACGTCCCCGGACAGCACACCTAGACCCCCCGGAGCCGGCACAGCGGCGGGTGCCGTCCCACTCCCGCGTGTGGGGACGGCACCCGCTGGTCCGCCGGCTGTGTCAGGCGCAGCCCAGCTCGCCCAGCATGCCCTCGCGCAGTCGCGTGATGATCCGCTTGATCAGGCGGGAGACGTGCATCTGCGAGCAGCCCAGCCGCTCCCCGATCTCCGCCTGCGTGGCCTCCTCCACGAACCGCATGTGGATGATCTGCCGGTCGCGTTCGCTCAGCTCCGCCATCAGCGGGGCGAGCGAGTGGAAGTCCTCGACGAGCCGCAGCCCGTCCTCCTCCACACCGATGAAGTCGGCCAGGACCGCCTCGCCGCCCTCCGGGCCGTCGCCGGTGAGCGCGGCGTCCAGCGACGACGAGTTGTACCCGTTGGCGGCGATCTGTCCTTCGACGACCTCCTTCTCGGAGATGTTCATCAGCGTGGCCAGCTCGTTGACCGTGGGTTCGCGGTCCAGCCGGCTGGCGAGTTCCTCGCGGGCCTTGGCCAGTTCCACGCGCAGCTCCTGGAGCCGCCGCGGCACGTGCACCGCCCACGTGGTGTCCCGGAAGAACCGCTTGATCTCACCGACGATGTACGGAAGCGCGAAGGAGGTGAACTCGACCTCGCGCGACAGCTCGAACCGGTCGATGGCCTTGATCAGGCCGATCATGCCGGTCTGGACGATGTCCTCCATGTCGTCGCCGCGGCCCCGGAACCGGCCGGCCGCGAACCGCACGAGCGACATGTTCATCTCGATCAGCGTGTTGCGCGCGTACTGGTATTCGTGCGTGCCCTCTTCGAGTTCCGTCAGGCGCTGGAAGAACTGGCGGGACAGCTCCCGGGCGTCCCGTGGAGCGACGGACCGCGGGTCCACGACTCCCGGCAGCGCTCCGTCACCCGTGCCGGCCTCCGCGTTCTCTTCGACGACCTGTGCCTGCGACCGGATCACGGCGGTCTCCATTACCTCTCCCATGAACGTCACGACGGACATCTGCCTAGGTCCCTCCGAGTTGCGGGTACCCGGTTATGTGCCGCACATGCCCGGCGATCGGCCGCGGTCCGGAAAATTCGGTGGCGTGGGGGGGGTGCCGGCGCGCAGAGGAGTCGTGGTCTCCCAACGCCGCCTGGCCACCGGCCCGTTCGGCGATTCCACCCAGGGCGGAATGTCGGCCCCTTCCCCTGACGACCACGACTCCTAGGCTGGAGAAGTGAGCAACCACGTGCCGAACGAAGCCCGGATCATCCCCCTTCGCCCGCCCGGCGCGCGCCCGCAGGCCGCCCGTCCGGCGACCGCTCCGCCACACCGGAGGCCGCCGGCTCCCGCCCCGAAGGAACCGCTGTGGCGTGACCTGGTCGGTGACGTCCTGCGGCGCGAACGTCTCGCGCAGGAGCGCACGCTGAAGGACGTCGCCGACGAGGCGCGGATCTCCATGCCGTACCTGTCGGAGGTGGAGCGCGGCCGCAAGGAGGCCTCCTCGGAGGTCCTCGCGGCCGCCGCCCGCGCCCTCGGACTGAGCCTCGGCGACCTGCTGTCGAGGGCGCAGGGCGAGTTGGTCCGCGTCACCTCGCGGTACTCGGCAGGCAGCCGCCAAGGGGCGTCCCCCGCGTCGTCCGAGGGGCTGTGCATGGCCGCCTGAGCCCGGGCCGCCGGTGTCTCAGACCCGCACGGGGCGCCGGCTGAGCACCTCGTCGGCCAGCCCGTAGGCCACCGCCTCCTGCGCGGTGAGTACCTTGTCGCGGTCCATGTCGGCCCGCAGGGTGGCCACGTCGTGGTGGGTGTGCCGGGACAGCACCTCCTCCACCTGGGAGCGGATCCGCACCATCTCCTTGGCCTGGAGCGACAGGTCGGACGCCGTGCCGCGCGCCCCGCCCGTGGCCGGCTGCCCGAGCAGCACCCGCGCGTGCTCCAGCACGAACCGCCGGCCGGTATCCCCGCCGGCCAGCAGCACGGCCGCCGTGGAGGCCGCCTGCCCGACGCAGAACGTCGAGATCGGCGCCTGCACGTACGTCATGGTGTCGTAGATGGCCATGAGCGAAGTGAACGAGCCGCCGGGAGAGTTGAGGTAGATCGAGATCTCGCTCTCCGGTGACGACGACTCCAGGTGCAGGAGCTGTGCGATGACGACGTTGGCGACGCCGTCGTCGATCTCGGTGCCGAGGAAGATGATCCGCTCGGACAGCAGCCGGCTGAACACGTCGTAGGACCGCTCGCCCTGGGGGGTGCGCTCGACGACGTTCGGAATCGTGTAGGTACCCATCACTGAAGCCCCATCCTGCGCCGGGTGGCCGCCGGGCGGATGTCCGCGAGGGACTCCAGGACCCGGTCCACCATGCCGTACTCCCTGGCCTCCTCGGCCGTGAACCAGCGGTCCCGGTCGCCGTCCCGGGAGATGGTCTCCGGGGTCTGCCCGGTGTGCTCGGCGGTGATCCGCTCGATGGTCCGCTTGGTGAACTCCAGGTTCTCCGCCTGGATCTCGATGTCCGCGGTGGTGCCGCCGATGCCCCCCGACGGCTGGTGCATCATGACGCGCGCGTTCGGCAGGGAGTAGCGCTTGCCGGGTGTGCCTACGCAGAGCAGGAACTGGCCCATGCTGGCGGCGAAGCCCATGGCCAGGGTGGAGACGTCGTTGGGGATCAGCCGCATCGTGTCGTAGATGGCCAGGCCCGCGTGTACCGAGCCGCCGGGGCTGTTGATGTACAGGCTGATGTCGGTGCGCGGGTCCTCCGCGGACAGGATCAGCAGCTGGGCGCAGACTCGGTTGGCTGAGACCTCGTCCACCTGCGTGCCCAGCAGCACGATGCGCTGCGCGAGCAGTTGCGCGGCCAGATGGTCGTCGAACCGGGTCGGAGGGGTGTCGCCCTCCTCGGCCCGCGGGGCGAGTGTCGTGAGTGGAGTCATCGGTTCTCCTCGTCGTGGCAGAAGGGCCGCGGACCTGCCGCGGACGTGCCGTCGACTCCACTCTTGACCTCGGACGATGCCCACAGGCCGTTTCTCTGCCCTCGGCAGATCCGCTCCGGGCAGAGCGCGGCTGTGCCGCAGCGGGAGCTCCGGGCACAGCCGGTGGCCTGCTGGGCGCCCGGCAGTTGGGCCCGCCCCAGTTCACGGGTGATGGCCGTACCCCAGTCGCCGCCCCGCGCGCCGAACCGCTCCACTCGGGCCTCGACGCCGCACCACCGAAACAATCACCCGCCCGGCCGATGAGTTTCCCGGCGTGGACCGGTCGACACAGATGACAGCGATCCACGCTCCAGGAGGTACTCATGGCATCCGACGGTTTCACCACGTGTCTCTGGTTCGACGGCCAGGCCGAGGAGGCCGCTCACTTCTACGTCTCGGTCTTCAAGAACTCCAGCGTCGGAAAGATCGCCCGCTACCCCGAGGGAGCGCCCCAGCCCGCCGGCGGCGTGATGACCGTCGAGTTCACGGCCAACGGCCACAAGTTCCTCGGACTCAACGGCGGCCCGCAGTTCAAGTTCACCGAGGCGGTCTCCTTCATGATCTTCTGCGAGAACCAGGAGGAGATCGACTACTACTGGACCAAGCTCACCGAGAACGGCGGGGAGCCCGGCCCGTGCGGCTGGCTCAAGGACCAGTACGGAGTGTCCTGGCAGGTCGTCCCGGACCGGCTCGACGACATGATCACCGACCCGGACCCCGCGAAGGCGGCCCGCGTGACCCAGGCGTTCATGGCGATGAGCAAGTTCGACATCGCCGCTCTGGAGAAGGCGTACGCGGGCGAATGACGCGCCTCCGGAGAGGGGCAGGGGCCCCTTCTGCCCCTACCGGGACTCGGCCAGGATCTCCCCGATCACGTACCGGGAGTTCTCCGCGACCGGCGGGTTCGTTTCCCAGTAGTACGGCAGCGCGATGACCGCGATCGACAGAGCCCAGCCCCGGCCCCGCGCCCACTCGGCCCCGTCCGCGCCCACGGCCTCGCGGAAGACGCCGCGGACCTCGGCGGGCAGCAGGCACCAGGCGCTGATGAGGTCGACGGCGGGATCGCCCACCCCCACCGTGCCGTAGTCGATCACGCCGGTCAGTCGCCGGCCGCTGACCAGCAGGTTCCCGGCCATCAGATCGCCGTGCGCCCAGACCGGCGGCCCGGCGTACTCCGGGCCGCGCAGGGCCTGTTCCCACAGGTCCGTCACCGCCGCCGTGTCGATCCGGCCCGCCAGCTGCGCGAGCGCCTCACGCATGAACCGCTCCCGGGTCGCCAGAGGCACACCCCGGTACCCGATCGGGCCCTGCGCCGCGTCGATCCGGCGCAGGGCCGTGACGTACGCGCCCAGGTCCTCGGCGAGCAGCCCGGGTTCCTCCAGCGCGCCGGGCACCGGATTGCGGCCGTCCAGCCAGCCGTACACCGCCCAGGGCCACGGGAAGTCGTCGCCGGGCTCACCCTGCCCGAGGGGTTCGGGCGCGGCGGCGGGCAGTCCGGGTGCCAGCCGGGGCAGCCAGCGCAGTTCGTGCGTGATGGCCTCGACCGCGCGGGGATGCCGGGGGAGCCGAACGACCTTGTCCGCACCGAGGCGGAACATGGCGTTCTCCGTCCCGGAGGACTCAAGGCGCCGCAGGGACAGTCCTGTCCACCGCGGGAACTGCCCCGCGATCAGCCGGCCGACGAGCGAGACGTCGATGTCCACCTCGTCCTCATGCATTCGCACCGCGCGCATGACGCCATTCGAGCGGTCAACTCGCCGACTGTCGAATGATTTTCGTGATCTCCCGGGCGATGCGCAGGATGCCGGGGGAGCGGACCGGGCAGGGTTTCGGCGTGGACGTCGTGGGGGCCAGGCAGAAGTGCAGGTAGTCGTCGTCCCGGTGCAGGGCCGTCCGGTCGCGGGACGGCTGAGTGCAGTAGTCGGGATGGGCACGCTCGTAGGCGGTGCACGGGAGGTACTGCGTCCAGGTGTAGCGGTCCGACCCCGGACTCACCGCCTTCCCGGCGTCGGCGACGACGCCGCCCGACGTGGCGGCCAAACGCTCGTACAGTCCGTTCACCCGGCGCACCCGGTCGGGCGTGATCGGATCCGGGCCCTGGAGCACCCACACGATCCGCGGCCGGTGGGAGCCGCCGGCCGTCGCGATCTGCTCGATGAGTTTGCGCGCGTCGGCCTCGTACCGCTTGAAGTACCGCTCCCGCGCACCGTCGTAGGTGATCCCGTCCATGCACCAGGTGAAGTCCCAGGCGTTGCCCCAGAACTGCAACACCACGTAGTCCGGACGCAGCGACCGCACCAGGGCGGCCGCCTTGTCCCGGGCCGGTACGAGGGACCGCTCGGCCGTGCCCTCCAGGTAGTCGCAGAGGGTGGTGCCCGAGTAGGGGGCGCTCGTGTACTTCGCGCGCAGGTCCCGGCGCAGCTCCTGGCCGAGGACCTTCTGGTTCTCCATGGCGAGCGAGTCGCCGAGGTACAGCACGGTGGGCGCCTTCACGGGGGCTCGGGCGCTGGGGGAGGTTGCGGGGGCACGCTGGTGGGTGGTCGCGGACACGTCCGGAGCGGACGGCGGGGGAGCCTCGGGCCCGGACGACGGGTCGCCGCACGCACCGAGCAGCAACCCCGCCACCAGCACACCCACGATCCACGGTCTGCGCATACGGCAACTCCCGCCCCGGCCCGGTGAAACGGCTCCCCACGCAAGCACAGGCGGACCCCCGGGGGAAGACACGCGTCGGCCACGAAACGCGGTCCGTGGCCGACGATGTGACAGTGGGCCAGGCCCGGCCGGCGGGGGAGAGGGGCCGAGGTGGCCGACGAGCAGTTCCGGCCTGGGTGTGTTCCAGGTGATGCAGTTCGGCCGGGGCCCGGTCGCGGCGCCGGCCGGGATCCGGTCGTCGGGCACGGACCAGTCGACGTCTTCGACGCCGTAGTGACCTCCCGGCGCCGGACACGCCGACCGCACCACTCCCGGCGCACGCCGGACGGGCACGCCGGACGCGGCAAGGAGAACGCGGTGCGCCGCCACCCGCCCACTTCACGACAGGTCGTTCACCAGCACCGCCGCCCCGTCGAACCGCCCGGCCTCGAGGTCCGCGAGCGCCTCCACGGCCCGCGACAGCGGATACGGATGGGTGGTCGCGCGTACGCCGTACCTCGCCGCGAGGGTCAGGAACTCGCGGCCGTCCGCGCGGGTGTTTGAGGCGACGCTGCGTACCTGCTTCTCGTAGAACAGCTCGGTCTCGTAGTGCAGGGGCGGCGTGTCGGTGAGGTGGACGCCGGCGATGGCCAGGACACCGCCGCGGTCCAGGGCGCGCAGGGCGACCGGGACCAGCTCGCCGACGGGGGCGAACAGGATCGCGCTGTCCAGCGGCTCCGGCGGCCCCGCGTACGTGTCCTGCGCGGAGGCCGCGCCCAGCTCCAGTGCCAGCCGCCGGGCGGCCGCGCCGCGTGTCATGACGTGCACGGTGGCGCCCTCGGCGAGCGCCACCTGCGCGCACAGATGGGCGCTGCCCCCGAAGCCGTAGAGCCCGAGCCGTCCCCCGGGCGGCAGTCCGGCCCGCCGCAGCGCCCGGTGGCCGATGATGCCGGCGCACAGGAGGGGAGCCAGGGCCACGTCCGGCACGCCGTCGGGCAGCCGGTAGGCGAACGCCGCAGGCACCGTCGTGTACTCCGCGTAGCCGCCGTCGGTGTCCCAGCCCGTGTACCGGGAGCGGGGACACAGGTTCTCCGCGCCGCGCGCGCAGTACGCGCAGCTGCCGTCGGTGCTGCGCAGCCAGGCCACACCGACCCGGTCGCCCACCGCGAAGCCGCGCACCGCCGCGCCGGCCCCGGCCACCTCCCCGACGACCTCGTGACCGGGCGTGACGCCCGCCCGGCGCGCGGGCAGGTCGCCCTCGGCGACGTGCAGGTCGGTGCGGCACACACCGCAGGCGCGCACGCGCACCAGCAGCTCGTCGTCCGCGGGCACCGGCACCGGTTTCCCGACCAGCCGCAAGGATCCTTCCTCGACCGGTCCCGGACGGACCACTGACCACGCGCGCATCGTCCCGTCCGCCATGCCGCCGCTCCCCGTCCTGCCGAAGGCTCCCGCCCAGTCTGCGACGGCACCGCCCGTTCGGCGCGCGGGCCGGCCCGCGGGTGATTAGCGTGAGGAAACGGACTATCCGCTCATTCGGAGAGGGTCGCAGTCATGGCCGTGCAACCTGAAGGAAGCCCGTGCTGGGCTGACGCGATGTTCAGCGACCTCGAAGGGGCCAAGAGCTTCTACGGAGACGTCCTCGGCTGGACCTTCGCCGAGGCGTCGACGGAGTTCGGCAATTACACCGAGGCCTGTGCGAACGGCAAGGCGGTCGCCGCCGTCGTCCCGCCCATGCCAGGCCAGGAGGGCCAGTCGCAGTGGTGCCTCTACTTCGCGGCCCGGGACGCCGCCGCCACCGCCGCCCGGATCCGTGACCACGGCGGCGAGGTGCTGATGGAGCCGATGCGGGTCGGCGACTTCGGCACCATGTGCCTGGCCCGCGACCCGGGCGGTGTCGTCTTCGGCGTTTGGCAGGCGGGCACCCATGAGGGTTTCGACACCATGGCCGAACCGGGTGCTTACACGTGGGCGGAGGTCGTCACCCACGAGCCCGAGAAGTCCGACGCGTTCTTCCCCGCCGTCTTCTCCTACCAGCAGAAGGAGATGGAGGACGAGGAGATGGACTTCCGGATCTACGACCTCGGCGACCGCAGCGTGCTGGGCCGGATGAAGATGACGGACGACTTCCCGCCCGAGGTGCCGCCGTACATCGACGTCTACTTCGCCGTCGAGGACTGTGACGACGCCGTCGCGAAGGCCACCAAGCTCGGCGGCGTCCTGCGCTTCGGGCCCATGGACACCCCGTTCGGCCGGTTCGCGTCCCTCAGCGATCCGCAGGGCGCCAACTTCTCGGTCATCGACATCACCAGGACCGAGGGCGAGATGCCGAAGATGACCGACGTGAGCTGAGACCTCCGGCCGGACGGCCCACGCGGTCATGGCATGATCGGGCCCATGCGTGAACGTGTTGTGGCCGCGTGTGACGGGGCTTCGAAGGGAAATCCCGGGCCCGCGGGCTGGGCCTGGGTCGTCGCCGACGCTTCCGAGAGCCCGGTGCGCTGGGAGGCGGGGCCGCTCGGCAAGGCCACCAACAACGTCGCGGAACTCACCGCGCTGGAGCGCCTGCTGACGGCGACCGACCCGGACGTGCCGCTCGAGATCCGGATGGACTCGCAGTACGCGATGAAGGCCGTCACCACCTGGCTGCCCGGCTGGAAGCGCAACGGCTGGAAGACCTCCGGCGGGAAGCCGGTCGCCAACCAGGAACTGGTCGTGCGCATCGACGAGCTCCTGGACGGCCGCTCGGTCGAGTTCCGCTACGTGCCCGCCCACCAGGTCGACGGCGACCGGCTCAACGACTTCGCCGACCGCGCCGCCAGCCAGGCCGCGACCGTCCAGGAGCCCGCGGGCAGCGGACTCGGCTCCCCTGAGCCGCCGCCCGCCCCGGGCGCCACGGCCAAGGCCCCGCGCTCCCGGTCGCGCGGCGGCTCGGCCCGCACCGCGAAGGCCTCCTCGCGCACCATCAAGGCCAAGTTCCCCGGCCGCTGCCAGTGCGGCCGCTCCTACGCGGCCGGCGAGTCCATCGCCAAGAACGACAGCGGCTGGGGCCACCCGGAGTGCCGCACGGCCGAGACCGTCTGAGCAGTCGGACCTTCCGGTTCTCTCAGCCGGCGTGGAGGATCCGGAAGCGATCGGGTTCCGCCGGATCCCGGTCGACGACCTGGACCGGTGCCGAGGCCCACTGCCAGACCCCGATGCCCGGCGTGCGGGAGAACCGGATCTGCCCGCGGGTGCCCTCGACTGCGACGCGCGGCCATGATGCGGCGGTGCGCGCCCGGTCCACGCCGTGGGACCGCAGCACATCGGCGAGGACGGCGACCGTGTCGTAGCCCTCGAAGGCGACGAAGGAGGGCGCTTCGCCCAGCGTCTCGCGGCGCTCCGTCTCGACTCGTGCACCCAGTGGGCTGAGTCGCGCGGGCAGGTAGCGCAGGAACGGGACCCCGGCGCTGTCGTCGCCCAGTGACGTCGCCCATTCGGTGACCTCGGGCTGCCCGGCCGGAGCACCGATCATGACCTCGGCGAGGCGCTGGTCGCGGCGGACGGACCTGACGATGGACACGGCCGGTTCCGGATGGCCGACCAGAAGGAGGAGGGCTGTCGCGCGCTGGTCGACGAGTTCGTCGCACACCGCCGTGGGGGTGAACGCGCCCATGTCGAGTTCGACGACGGTGGCGCCGCGCGGAGCGAGGTGGTCCCGCAGAACGCGGGTTCCGGCTGCCCAGTAGACGCTCGGCTGGGCAGCCACGGTGATGCGGCGGTGGCCCGCGCTGAGGAGGAAGTCCGCGTAGACCCGCCGGCCGCGGGACTGCGGCGGGGGAAGGCGCGCGACCCGTTCCGTCGGCTGTTCGGTCAGCGCGTCGAGAACCGCCGACGAGCGGAGGAACGGCAGACCGAGGGCGTCGGCCCTGTCGGCGGCGGCGCGAGCGACGACACTGTGATACTCCCCCGCCAGGGCGGCCACCCCAGGCGGGCCAGTTCGTCCACGGCCGCCGCGCTGCGGATCGGCCGCGGTGTCCCGGACCACCATCCAGTGGTCTTCCGGCGATCCCGCCGTCGTCGTCGACCTCGCGAACGGCCAGCTCCAGCCCGGCGAGCAGATGCCGGCCCGCCTCGCTGTCTGTGTGTCAGGCGTCGAACGTGTAGTGCGCCGTATGGTCCAGCAGATCCGCCGGGCTCGTGTCGTGCCAGGGCCTCATCGTCTCGCGCAGGTCGATCACGTTCGGCGTGCCCGCGGCCGGCAGATAGCCGGAACCGGGGTGCCGCCGCTGCCACTCGGCCCACAGCTTGTCGATGTACGCGTGGTGCAGCCAGAACACCGGGTCGTTGGGGGACACCCCGGTGGCCATCTGCCCGCCGACCCAGAC
This region of Streptomyces caelestis genomic DNA includes:
- a CDS encoding PRC-barrel domain-containing protein, whose translation is MNELMAARSLTTLPVVTLGGDAVAHVKHTVFDAAAGRVAGFTLSGRGLLSGPLKQRLPWPAVHSLGHDAIMIVDAGALADTSVVEARREAQQGRVLHAKVLTDEGAEVGTVLDVVVEGGTSGRVVGFRIAAGKALAQGSGRRRHRLYVPRGEPPAVSGRALVIPADATRYVADDLTAFAARVGAFHAGRKGAPP
- a CDS encoding ATP-binding protein, with product MIDHLDGAVIPTGFDVPVEPLRRAAHYTGEQGCIAEARSFAALFLEQLRTEWCARIDDRADGAVLLVVSELVTNADRHSNGPYILELVGTDTSVTVSVYDSSSALPRIFPRNPERVGRHGLEIVHALAEQVSVERVPVGKRVRAVLPLTGETDG
- a CDS encoding RNA polymerase sigma factor SigF; the encoded protein is METAVIRSQAQVVEENAEAGTGDGALPGVVDPRSVAPRDARELSRQFFQRLTELEEGTHEYQYARNTLIEMNMSLVRFAAGRFRGRGDDMEDIVQTGMIGLIKAIDRFELSREVEFTSFALPYIVGEIKRFFRDTTWAVHVPRRLQELRVELAKAREELASRLDREPTVNELATLMNISEKEVVEGQIAANGYNSSSLDAALTGDGPEGGEAVLADFIGVEEDGLRLVEDFHSLAPLMAELSERDRQIIHMRFVEEATQAEIGERLGCSQMHVSRLIKRIITRLREGMLGELGCA
- a CDS encoding helix-turn-helix domain-containing protein produces the protein MSNHVPNEARIIPLRPPGARPQAARPATAPPHRRPPAPAPKEPLWRDLVGDVLRRERLAQERTLKDVADEARISMPYLSEVERGRKEASSEVLAAAARALGLSLGDLLSRAQGELVRVTSRYSAGSRQGASPASSEGLCMAA
- a CDS encoding DUF6777 domain-containing protein, translating into MSVEPPSSGRPTGPPSGPLSGPSQPPSGGGPPSEPPSGGGQAPEPRRPWWGSVPRVALIATAVVAAVILAVVFTRPDGGGTGATDGGTSTSEGEVFLQPAADTGPDPFTESTARESSASPVSPSPTELATQNAVQGVQGGAPGLYGGTRKVASCDVEKQITYFKGAPEKQRAFASVARVDPPDVPAYLRSLTPVVLRMDTRVTNHGYQDGRATSYQAVLQSGTAVLVDDRGVPRVRCACGNPLTAPVAQQSAPKMTGDAWPGYKPSNVVAVTPAPKPVDVFVVCEPDGEWFERHKGDTGTKDRKTEKPDKPSPSVSVTTPTSPSDPTSSEPPTSDPPTSDPETSQEPPTSEPPTSEPTQPPPGNDTGTGTGNDTGNDTGTGTTDQPPAS
- a CDS encoding ClpP family protease; amino-acid sequence: MGTYTIPNVVERTPQGERSYDVFSRLLSERIIFLGTEIDDGVANVVIAQLLHLESSSPESEISIYLNSPGGSFTSLMAIYDTMTYVQAPISTFCVGQAASTAAVLLAGGDTGRRFVLEHARVLLGQPATGGARGTASDLSLQAKEMVRIRSQVEEVLSRHTHHDVATLRADMDRDKVLTAQEAVAYGLADEVLSRRPVRV
- a CDS encoding ATP-dependent Clp protease proteolytic subunit, producing the protein MTPLTTLAPRAEEGDTPPTRFDDHLAAQLLAQRIVLLGTQVDEVSANRVCAQLLILSAEDPRTDISLYINSPGGSVHAGLAIYDTMRLIPNDVSTLAMGFAASMGQFLLCVGTPGKRYSLPNARVMMHQPSGGIGGTTADIEIQAENLEFTKRTIERITAEHTGQTPETISRDGDRDRWFTAEEAREYGMVDRVLESLADIRPAATRRRMGLQ
- a CDS encoding VOC family protein, translated to MASDGFTTCLWFDGQAEEAAHFYVSVFKNSSVGKIARYPEGAPQPAGGVMTVEFTANGHKFLGLNGGPQFKFTEAVSFMIFCENQEEIDYYWTKLTENGGEPGPCGWLKDQYGVSWQVVPDRLDDMITDPDPAKAARVTQAFMAMSKFDIAALEKAYAGE
- a CDS encoding PRC-barrel domain-containing protein, translating into MMLFSQARGLPVLTLAEADEIGVLTSLTVDAPSGVVTHVRVRGRHSRKESVLPWGALHAIGPDAVLVRSAAAPAEVPAHHELPGLRILTETGVELGTVQDVVFEPETGRIQAVRTAHGDLPAEHMLGLGDYALVVRAG